The Methanothrix sp. DNA window AGAGACCTTGTGTTTATCAGTATCGCTTCCAGCGATGACAGAAGGCGCTTCTCCATCACCGAGGGAGCTTCCGAGGAGACGCCGAAGTTGAGGGCTGAGGACAGACCGATCATCAGAACCACCACTGCAGCAATTCCCTTCAACACACCACCCCTGTGGAGGGAAGGTGCTCTATCGATTTTAACCTTTCCACTGTGCATGAGACGCGCTCGAATCTCCGGCACACCCGGAGAGACGTTGAAAAACTTTCATAAGATGTCAGAGCCAATTGCCAGTGAAATCCATGCGTCATCGGTTAAGATCGGCATGTGTAGAATTGGACTTAGTAGTCTTATCTCGCCTCAGTACTGCTATCAGGACTCAGGTCCACAGGCGGTCGATTTGAATCAAACTCTCCACTATGGGGCGATCTCAATTTGTCAAATTTCATGATCAATATATTTACATAAAATCCTTAACCGATGATCAATGCAGTGAAATCTGATCCTGCATCTCCGGTATCTGAATGCTGGTCATGACCTCTCCCTGAAAGGGCGAGGAGTGAGTCAGATCACGCTTCTGAAGAGCACCGGCCTGCCTGAGACCTGGGCGATCATCCACGGGTCGTTCAGCATCTCCGGAGACGCGAAGTCAGGTGCATTTTTTGCGCTCAGGCTCGCGTTCTCGATGATAGGCGTGCTGTTTGTGGGAAATGCTGGATAGAACCACGCCCCTGAACCCATGTACTCGAGCCTGCCGCCCACGAGCATGTGCCACTTCGGAACCGAACCCCAGGACCAGAGCCCATCCGCAGTTGTATTGGTCCTGTTTACCCCAGCAGACTCCATCAGCTCCAGGCTCTGGAGCCAGGCTTTTCCAAAACCGCCTCCGACCTGCTGTGTGCCCTCTCCAGTTATGGAAACAGCAGGCGGGACTGAAAGCATGAGCATAACGACAGCCAGCGCGATAATTCTCATACGCAACCACCCTGCCACCGAACTTTGAGCGCACATGGGCTGTACCTCCCAAGCCACATCTTAATGCTTTTGCTTTTTCGAGAGGTAATCGTTGATGGCTGCGTGCAGCGCATCTGCCGCGAGGTTGGAGCAGTGCATCTTCTGTGGAGGCAGGCCATCGAGAGCATCTGCCACGTCATTTCTTGTTATCCTCATCGCCTCCTCCAGGCTCTTTCCTCTGGCCATCTCTGTGATCATGCTGCTCGTGGCGATTGCTGCCCCGCAGCCGAAAGTCCTGAACCTGATGTCCTCTATTTTCTCATCCTTCACCTTTATGAAGATCTCCATGAGGTCCCCACAAACCGGATTTCCGACTCTGCCGTATCCGTCGGGATCCTCTATGACCCCAACATTTCTTGGGTTCATGAAGTGCTCCATCACCTTTTTGCTGTAGCCAGTCTGCTGAGTCATGAATGGATTTATGCAGGCTGCAGGAGATTATATTTTCGCTGACATTTATGCGTTCGATCGCTTCGTTTTCCCGCCTGATCGTGATCCGTCATGCTGGTGTGGTGGGGCAGTGTGCCGAAATTGCTGTAAATTGACCTTATGCTGGCGCGAAGCATACCGATCAGTTTCGAATTTACAGCGAATTCCATGCGTCATCGGTTAAGATCGACATGTGTAGAATTGGACTTAATAGTCTTATCTCGCCTCAATACTGCTATCAGGACTCAAGTCCACAGGCGGTCGATTTGAATCAAGCTCTCCACTATGGGGAGATCTCAATTTGTCAAATTTTATGGTCAATATATTTTCAGAAAATCCTTAACCGATGACAAATGCAGCGAGTTCGATACACTGCCTGCTGGTTCACGAGATGCCATTGAGCGAATTGCGCACGCGATCGATTTCTATAGTCTGACCGCATCGATCGAGCAGTTGCGAAGAGGTACTTTCACCAATTCCTGAGATGGAACAAAAAATTAATATAAGGGTATTTGATATATACATGCAGGAGTACTTAAGAGCCCATGGATATGGATAATCCGAGGTATAAAAAATGGCTGAAAAAAAGTCTGAGAAAAGGAACTTCGCATTGAGGGATGCCGAAGGAAACGAGATCGGTGTCTTCAGCGGGAAGCAGCCGAGGCAGGCGGCGCTCAAGGCTGCCAACAGAGGGTTCACGGATATCAGGCTGAGGGAGAGAGGAACGAAGAAGGTCCACATCTTCAAGGGCTGGAGAACACAGGTGCCGAAGCCGCCCAATGCGCCCGCGTGGATGCCGGACATGATCTGGAAGCCGAACGTCAAAAAGATCGGCATAGAGAAGCTGGATAAGATTTAAGGGGGCGAAGCGGAGTGCCCGCCATTTCCAGGGCGCGGGAGTTGCTCATTTTTACCGCCCCGCGAACTGGAGATTCACCTCAGTCTATTCGCCTGAATGACGAGCCCTTGGCTCCGCAGATGGGGCATCTCTCCGGAGGCTCCCTTCCGACGGTCATCCCGCATACCGGGCATACGAAGTAGGGATACTCCTCCTTTGACTCGCCCAGCTTTGCCAGTGCTTCCCTGTAGAGTTCCGCATGGACCTTCTCCACCTCGTTTGCGTAGCGGAACGATATCTCAGCTGCCCTCTTTCCCTCATCCTTCGCGGTCTTCAGCATCTCCGGGTACATATCCTTGAACTCATGCGTCTCGCCTGCCACTGCCTCCTCGAGATTCTCCCTCGTTGAGCGTATGGCGTTCAGCGCTCTTAGATGGTTCATCGCATGGACTGTTTCAGCCTCGGCTGCAGCCCGGAAGAGCCTGGCAACCTGCAGATACCCTTCCTTCTCTGCCTTCTCAGCAAATGCCAGGTACTTCCTGTTCGCCTGCGACTCTCCGGCAAACGCCTCCTTCAGATACTCCTCTGTCTTGGACATTTTCTCACCCAACAGCAACATCATCTCCGGCAGTATTTGAGCCAGACCTCTGATCTTCAGGATCCCAGCACCTCGCCCTTGAACCTCTCGAAGCCGATCTCCTCGATGAACTCCCCCAGGCGCTGCTTCTTTGCATGCGCCTTGTAGTAGTTGATGATCCTGTCCACGAGATCTATCGCCTCCTCGTCGTTCAGGTTCTCTGCCAGAACCTGCGCGATCCGCGGCTTTGCGCCGGCGCACCCTCCGACGACGACACGCCAGCCCTTCGATGTGCCTATGAGCCCGATATCCTTGATCCAGGGCTCGGCGCATGAGTTGACGCACCCCGAGACGCCCATCTTGAACTTCCAGGGGAGCTGATACCCATGGTACCTCTCGTCTAGCTTCAACCCGACTCCAACAGAGTCCTGCTGCCCCCTCTTGCAGAACGTCGTGCCCGGGCATATCTTGACGCTCCGCACACACATCCCTATGGCATGGCCAGGACTCATGCCGAGATCCTTCCAGGCATTGTCTATATCCTCAGGCCTGATGCCAACTATCGCTATCCTCTGAGCAGAAGTGAGCTTCAGCACCTTTGCGTTGTACTTCTCAGCAACGTCTGCTATCTTTCTCAGCGTGGCCGGGTCGATTATGCCTCCAGGTATGTGAGGAGCTATGGCGTATGTCTCCTTGTCGCGCTGCACAATTGCACCCTTCTCCAATATGTCCTTGGACAAGACAAAACCCCCATACGAGATCGAATCTTTTCTTATTTCAATTATGCGATCCGATGAGAACAGCCGGAATGAAAACCGCTGGGCATTCAGAAAATCCAGAAAATACACAAACTAATAAAAAATATATTTTCCTAATTAGAGTGCTTCCCGGACGAATGTGCCAGGGCTTATCTCGACCTTCTCGGCAGCTCCTCGGACCTTGATCTCCTGGAGACCTCTGTGCTTCTCGATCTCCTTGCCACATCAGATCGTGTCCTTCTTGCTATATCTGACATACGTATCACTGCTCCATACTTTTCGTAAGGATAAAAACCTTTTGTATAGGATTGATACGATCGCTGCAATATGTCACATATGAATATACACAAAATAAGAAAAATCATGTGCTCACGTGGTTGCATCTCAGGAGACGCACCATCCACAGGATCTTGGAGATGATGCATGCAAGTGCATTGGTCGTCGGTTAAGGATTTTCTGAAAATATATTGACCATAAAATTTGACAAATTGAGACCTCCCCATAGTGGAGAGTTTGATTCAAATCGACCGCCTGTGGACTTGAGTCCTGATAGCAGTGCTGAGGCGAGATAAGACTATTAAGTCCAATTCTACACATGTCGATCTTAACCGATGACGCATGCATGCAAGTGCTGTGTTCCATAGTGCACCAGGTGAGACCGTGTGCCCTCATTGTTGAGATCAACAGCGTGTGTCTCACCGAATTCAGGAAGGACATGCTGAACGATGCTGATTCCCTGGAAACTGCCAGCAATTCGAACCTGCCACCCGGATGAATGCCTCAATGATTGGTGCACATTCGCTCTGAGAGACTCGCATCAGCCTCCTGCTATGCAAACTCAAACGTCCACTGTATCTCAGCCGCCCCCATTCGTTCTGAACGACTCACATCAGCCTCGGCGGTATGATCTGGCAGGCGAGAAGCGCGCTGATGTCCTCTGCCTTTCTTATGAGCTCCACATCTCCGCTGTGGACCAGAACCTCTGCAGGCCGCGGCTGGCCGTTGTACTGAGATGACATCGAGAACCCGTATGCTCCTGCATCGAGAAACGCCAGGATGTCGCCCCTCTTCACCACAGGAAGCGCTCTTTCACGCGCGAGGACGTCTCCGCTCTCGCATATCGGCCCCACAACAGTGTACCTCTCCGAGATCTCGGCATCTGCCCTGTTCGCCACGACAATGTGATGATAGGCGTCGTAGAGCATCGGCCGTGCGAGGACATTGAAACCTGCATCAACACCCACAAATGTGACGTGCGCCCTTTTGACAACATTCACCCTCGTGAGCAATACAGTGGTATCCGCGACGATGCTCCTCCCGGGCTCCAGAATCAACTTCATCTTAACACCAAGCTCCTCCGATCTTCTCTCGATCACAGGGAGTATGGCATTCGCGAGATCCTCAGGAGATGGCGCGGGAGATGCCGCAGGATCGTACTGTATCCCCAGGCCTCCACCTAGATCCAGTATCTTCACATCACCACCGATACCAGCGATCTCACCCACCAGGTCCATCATCCTGGCAGCTGCCTCTGAAAAAGGCGATACATCGAGTATCTGGGAGCCTATGTGGCAGTGTAGACCGATCGGCTTCACCCCATCCATCTGCATCGCCTTTTCGTACATGCTCCTCACAGACTGCGCAGGTATGCCGAACTTGGAGCTTCTCAGACCCGTGGCTATCTTCGGATGCGTCTTCACCGAGATATCTGGGTTGACCCTGAAGAGGACCTCGACGCTCTTACCCACCTCTGATGCAATCCTGCTCAGGCTCTCCAGCTCCTCCTCAGAGTCAACAGATACCCGAACCCCTGCGGTCGCAGCCATCCTGAGCTCATCATCCCTCTTGGAGTTCCCGTTGAAGAGTATCCTCTCCCTGGGGACGCCTGCGAGCCTTGCGAGGTAGAGCTCTCCCGCGGAGAAGACATCCGCCCCCGCCCCCTCATGTGCGAGAATTCTTATTATCGATATGTTGCCATTCGCCTTCACAGCGAAGTACTTATCAGCATCCGGAAAAGCTCTGTGATACCTCCGAATGTTCTCTCTGAGACGATCCTCTGAGGTCACGTAAACTGGAGTGCCAAACCGCCTCGCTATCTCGACTGTGTCAGCGCCTGAGATGTGGAGATGCCCGTTGACAATCTGGATGTGATCCTTGCCTCCAAACATGATCCACGCATGGATCGGGATATAGGTAAACCTTATCATCCAATCATGCTCGATTGATTGTGCGTGATTCAGAGAGGTGTGGCATGAACAGCGAAAATCCCCTCATGATGCTCAGGAGCGAGAATTACTTTGAGAGCCAGAGGGCCGCATGGGAGCTTGTGGGTATGGGAGAGAGCGCGGTTCCCGGCCTTCTCGAGGCTCTTGATGATCCTGCACCCCATGTACGCTACAGAGCCGCATGGGCTCTCGGAAAGATTGGCGATACAAAGGCGGTTTACGCTCTATCGAGGTGCCTGCTCAGCGACGTGGACCGTGCGGTGAGAGAGTGGTCTGCAGCCGCGCTCGAGGCGATCGGCGATCCATCTGCAGTTCCGGCCCTCGTCCAGGCCATGAGATCCGATTCGGCGAGGGATGTGCGTTTGAGAGCTGCTGCAGCACTGCGCGGCCTGCGTGCTGAGGCTGCGCTCATAGATCTGCTGAATGACACAGATCCCATGGTGAGGGGCATGGCGGTCACAGCGCTCGCCAGGCTGAAGTCGAGGGATGCGCTCCCTGCAGCAGCAGATCTCCTGCGCGACGAGGATCCGGAGGTGAGGAGGAGAGCAGCTGGCTTCATGGGAGAGCTCGCGATCGAGGAGACAGAAGATCTCATCGCCCCGCTGCTCGGCGACGAGTATCTGGACGTCCGGGTTGAGGCGATTAAGGCTCTCGGGCGCATACGCACAGATCGTGCATGCGATCTTGTCGTCTCAGCTCTCAGCGACGATAACCCTGAGATACGGCTCTGTGCCGTGACAACGCTGGGCGAGATGGCGAATCCGAAAGCCCTCAATCCGCTCGTAGATGTCATGCTCAGCGGGGATCTGGAGGAGATCAGGGCATGGGCTGCATGGTCTCTCGGAGAGATAAACGATAAGAGGGCCATAGAGCCTCTCAGGAAAGTCTGCAGCTCAGACCGGTTCCCGGAGATCGTCAGGGAAAAGGCCAGAGCATCGCTGGTAGAGGTTTATGGCCTGAATCTCTGAGTATTCACGTTTTAAGATCGGACGTGCAGTACGGGCATTTTACAGCTGCCAGAGGTATGGTCTCCCTGCAGTACGGGCACTCCTTCGTGTTCGGCTCAGGCGGGGCTGGCGCCTTCTTCATGGCATTGATGCGTCTTATGACGATGAATATGGCCAGCGCCACTATTATGAAGTTTATTATAGTGTTTATGAACAGACCATAGTTTATGGTCGGAGCGCCAGCCGCCTGGGCTGCTGCCAGAGATGGATATGCCTTTCCGTCCAGAGCTATGAACAGATCCGTGAAGTTCACCCTTCCCAGGATGAGCCCCAGCGGCGGCATTATTATGTCCTTGACAAGCGAGTTGACGATCGCCCCGAAGGCCGCTCCGATTATTATGCCCACTGCCATGTCCACGGCGTTGCCCTTCACCGCGAACTCCTTGAACTCATCAATAAACCCCACAAAGATCACCATGATTCTTTAAGTCGGTAGTATGATTAATAGCTTCCCAGTGGTTGGCCTGCCTCAGACGCGTAGATAAACGAAAAAGCAATAAATTCGGGCAGTTCCCAACCATAAAACAGGCTGTGGGGTTAGAGAGATAGCAGAACAGCTTTCCGGATATTGATGCTTATATAAAATATCGTCAGTATTGTGTGATCTTCGAGGGCGAACTTTATTGGCAGTGAAGACAATCTCAAACCAGAACATCATGAGAACTGTGAGCCAGACAGACATCGCGCCGAGCATAGCGCGATCGCTTGGATTTCAGCTCCCAAATCCGGATGGCAGGCCAATAGATGAGATCGAGCGGTGGAGATGCCGGGGGGCGATTCTGATAATAGTCGACAGTCTAGGGTATGAGCTTTACAGATCATTTCTGCCGCACCTGAGGCACATGAGGGAGATCGCTGCCTCGGGCTTCCTCTTCAGAGCTATTCACGTCTCGGATCACACCTCTCCTGCCATAGCATCAATACTCAGCGGGCTCACGCCAGAGCATCACGGCATATACGATACAGAGAGCGCCAAGAGATCGCCGATTCTGAGCATACCTGAGATGGCGAGCTCAGCCGGTCTCAGATCCGCGGTAATAATGGAGAAGGGTGGCGCAGAGGTCTACGACGGGCTGATAGAGTACATAGGAGCTGTACCGAGAACACTACCACCAGATGAGTTTGATCATCATATCTGCCAGCTCACCATCGAGGCGCTATCCATGGATCCGGATCTCGTTGTATCATACTTCATAGGTCTGGATAAGGCTGCGCACAACGGTCTGCATCTCGATGGGTTCGTTAAAGCTGCCGTCTCCATAGACGCCCACATAGGAGAGATATTCAGAAGAGCTGGCTCAAAGACAATGATGGTGATCGTCGGAGATCATCCGGTTCACGCCGGGCATATGAAGAGTGATGACGACCAGAATGTGGCTTTGATAATTGGAAGGAAGATGTGACAGAGAGCGAACTGGAGTCACAGCGAATGATCGCGGTTCCAGGACCTGTACCCTGATCGATATCTCAGTGTCTGCCCTGGAAGCTGGGATCAGAACAGGACGATGATCTCTCCTCTCCACATACCAGTGGATCTCAGAGGAATGATGTCCGTGGAGGAGATCCCTGCCTGATGGCTTACTCTGGCGAGAGCCTCAGAAGAGCATCGTCGAACCATCTTCTCGCCCTTCTCACAGCATCCGGATCATCTGTGCTCCTGTAACCGCTCTCCTTCAACTCGCTCAGCGCCTGTGTGAGGGCTCTGACAGCCTCAATCGAGCCCGGGCAGCTGGTGTGTACCTTCACAGCATCCTCAGATCCGTAAATCCCCAGGAACGGAAATATCCGGCAAGACCACGGCCTGGCCTCGTAGATCCTGCATCCCTTCGCTGATGGATCATAGAACCTGCACGGCCTGGTGTGCTTCATCGCAAGAAAACTCTTCCCGGTTTCTGAGACCCTGCGGGCAGCATACCGCTTCATGGCCCTGCTGGGCGTTATCCGGAGATGTCTGGCGATCCTCCTGATGTCGTCCTCCCTCAACTTTATTGGATCGCCCGTTGTGCAGCAGGTGCCGCATCGTCTGCACACGAAGAGCATGTGGCACGCGATCCGGTAGTAGTCTGCCTGGGAGAGCGCTGGAACGAGCGGATCCTCTGCCCTCGGGTCGCCAAGCATCGATGTCGCCTCGATCAGCTTTATCGCTATCTCTCTGGGAGTTGTCATCAAAACCTCATATCTTTCGTACAACACATGAGATCTTCGATCACTGTCTTGCTCTCCACTCAGACCTCTGCCCTCACGTATCCCCCCGCAGTCATCTCAGCCCTCCCTGTGAAGATCGCGTCTTCCAGCACATCTGAGAGGTCAGGCTCGCTTATATCTATCCCGTACAGCATCCTCAGACGAAGGCGTATCTCCTTCATCCCAACAGGATTGCCTGACAGAACGCGCTCGACAAAGCCGAGCATCTCCTCATGGAATGCCCATGGGTATACGATCCACCTCCATCTCTGAACGATCTCAGAGCAGTAATCTGGCTCCACCCTGCTGGAGACCTTGTGATGCAGGACACCTGTTTTGACATCAGCAGGCCCCAGGCTCCAGAGATACTCCAGCGCGGCGCTCAGCGTATCCCCAGTGTCGGTCACGTCGTCTATTACAAGAACCCTCATGTTTGAAATGTCCACAGATAACGGAAAGCGTATCGTGGCCTTTTCGAGCTGGTGAGCCGCGACCCCCCATCTCTCGATCCGTATGCTTGTGAGCTGCGTGTGCAGAAGGCGGTCGCAGACCACCCTTGCGGGAACGAACCCGCCACGACCTATCGCGATCACGAGATCCGGACGGTATCCGGAGGATTTTATACGAGATGCAAGCTCCCGCTCCAGCCTGTAGGCCTCATCCCATGATACGACCTGGCAATCAAACCGCTCTTCGGGCATCAAAAAGATAAGATGCTCTTATGGATAAAATAGCTTGCAGAGATGAAGATACGTATTTGCTCAATATCGTGAGCGTACTTGAGTTACTGATCAAGTGAAACCGCTATTGGCACAGTCGTTCATCCAGAAATCTTCCATGAGGGCAATTTATCCCTACGTATTGAGCATGTTCAAAGATACCCCTCTCGCGATCGGAATGGGAGGAGATGCGATACAGAAGTCCTGCGCATATCAGAGAGAGCATGCGTGCCCAGAGCTATGCGGTCTCCGCCTCCTGCCTCAGCCTTTCGATCAGGCTTCTTATCATGCTCTTCGTCCTCTCAGCGCTCTCACAGTGCGAGGCTATCTTCGGGCTGCAGATGCTCAGTATATCCATGACCCTGTCCGCGAGCCTGTACTGACCTGCGTCCTCCAGCCGCTCAAGCAGCCTGGCGAGCATGCCGCCGAATCTCCTGCACTCCTCGATGTCGCAGAGCGCGGCATCATGCCTCTCGTACAGATCCTCAAGCTCCTTTATGAGACCCAGCAGGAACTCCCTCTCATCAGGATTCTTACCTTGTGACAGGCCCGTCGAACCACCGCCCTGAAGCTGCTCATTACTGCATCGCCCTTGTCAGCGTGAGGTCTCCATGGGGGATCAGCACAGTCCTGGCATCCCTCCCATGCGTGCTCCATGCCAGCTCCAGCGCCTTCTCAATGCTTCTCACTGGCGTGAAGAAGCACCTTTCAGCCACGTCTCTGGGTATCGATGATACCAGAACAAGGTTGTTCCTGAGGGCCAGCTCTGCGATGTAAGCTGCCTTGTGCCCCCCAAACTCGTACTCTCTCGCAAAGCGCTCAACACACTCCTCTGGCGTGGAACATTCCCTCACCCACCTTTCGAATACCCTGTCGCCCAGACCCTCGGCGCACTCTGCCAGGAGGATGATGGTCCCTCCAGGAGCTGCAGCGCCCTTTGCATTCTCCAGCGCCTTCACAGCCTGGTAGAGGTTGATGTCCTTCGGCCTGCCTCCTGCGCATGTTATGACTACCTCCGCGGGCTTCACCTCCCGCAGGTACATCCTGTCCACAACCGCTGCGCCTGCGCGATGCGCCTTTATGTAATCGCCAGCCACAGCTGAGACGATCTCCTTTCTGCTGTTCAGCACCACATTGAGTATCAGATCGAGCCCTGCTATTTCTGCAGCCTCCTCCATGTCCTGCCTCACAGGGCTGTCAAGAAATCCAGAGCGAGCCCTTGGCTCCCTCATCATCATGTGGTTGCGGTGTATGGATCTCTCAGATGATACTCCTGGAAGAAGAGCCTTCGCACCACCGCTGTAGCCGGCGTAATAATGGTACTCTATGTTGCCTGTGCCTATCACTAGATCTGAGGACTCCACCAGATCGAAGATCTCGACCGGCGTGCCGCGGCTGGTCTCACCAAGATGCACGCATCTCGATGTATCATGCTGGAAATGCGGAAGTCTCACACATCCGCGCAGAAGATGCCTGACCTCATCCTCGGTCATGCGCCGGTGTGTCCCAAGGGCAAAAACAACCCTGAGGTCCTTCACCCCTATTCCCTTAAGCCTGCGCACGAGGGGCGGAAGTATCCTGTGGCTCGGAGATGGTCGGGTGATGTCGCTCACGATCACCGCTGCACTCCTGCCAGAGAGATCCTCCAGGCCGGCGCCAATGGGCGAGTCCAGAGCTCTCTCTATCTCACCATCATGCGCCGGAGGCAGCTCGTTCGGCTTGAGAACCTCCCAGCCATCCTTCAGCTCAAGCCTGATAGATGAATTTCCATAGCCGAGAAGCATGTTAATTAACACCCTGAGATCCGGGATAACAACGACGTCTCTACCTCGAGCTTTATGAAGTTTTCAATCCACATTTTTCCTGGAACTCGGAGGGTGGTTTTGAGCTGATGTGAGCTTATCGCACGCGTCATCGGTTA harbors:
- a CDS encoding alkaline phosphatase family protein, giving the protein MKTISNQNIMRTVSQTDIAPSIARSLGFQLPNPDGRPIDEIERWRCRGAILIIVDSLGYELYRSFLPHLRHMREIAASGFLFRAIHVSDHTSPAIASILSGLTPEHHGIYDTESAKRSPILSIPEMASSAGLRSAVIMEKGGAEVYDGLIEYIGAVPRTLPPDEFDHHICQLTIEALSMDPDLVVSYFIGLDKAAHNGLHLDGFVKAAVSIDAHIGEIFRRAGSKTMMVIVGDHPVHAGHMKSDDDQNVALIIGRKM
- the nifU gene encoding Fe-S cluster assembly scaffold protein NifU; amino-acid sequence: MTQQTGYSKKVMEHFMNPRNVGVIEDPDGYGRVGNPVCGDLMEIFIKVKDEKIEDIRFRTFGCGAAIATSSMITEMARGKSLEEAMRITRNDVADALDGLPPQKMHCSNLAADALHAAINDYLSKKQKH
- the lysA gene encoding diaminopimelate decarboxylase; translation: MFGGKDHIQIVNGHLHISGADTVEIARRFGTPVYVTSEDRLRENIRRYHRAFPDADKYFAVKANGNISIIRILAHEGAGADVFSAGELYLARLAGVPRERILFNGNSKRDDELRMAATAGVRVSVDSEEELESLSRIASEVGKSVEVLFRVNPDISVKTHPKIATGLRSSKFGIPAQSVRSMYEKAMQMDGVKPIGLHCHIGSQILDVSPFSEAAARMMDLVGEIAGIGGDVKILDLGGGLGIQYDPAASPAPSPEDLANAILPVIERRSEELGVKMKLILEPGRSIVADTTVLLTRVNVVKRAHVTFVGVDAGFNVLARPMLYDAYHHIVVANRADAEISERYTVVGPICESGDVLARERALPVVKRGDILAFLDAGAYGFSMSSQYNGQPRPAEVLVHSGDVELIRKAEDISALLACQIIPPRLM
- a CDS encoding phosphoribosyltransferase; translated protein: MPEERFDCQVVSWDEAYRLERELASRIKSSGYRPDLVIAIGRGGFVPARVVCDRLLHTQLTSIRIERWGVAAHQLEKATIRFPLSVDISNMRVLVIDDVTDTGDTLSAALEYLWSLGPADVKTGVLHHKVSSRVEPDYCSEIVQRWRWIVYPWAFHEEMLGFVERVLSGNPVGMKEIRLRLRMLYGIDISEPDLSDVLEDAIFTGRAEMTAGGYVRAEV
- the larA gene encoding nickel-dependent lactate racemase, which codes for MLLGYGNSSIRLELKDGWEVLKPNELPPAHDGEIERALDSPIGAGLEDLSGRSAAVIVSDITRPSPSHRILPPLVRRLKGIGVKDLRVVFALGTHRRMTEDEVRHLLRGCVRLPHFQHDTSRCVHLGETSRGTPVEIFDLVESSDLVIGTGNIEYHYYAGYSGGAKALLPGVSSERSIHRNHMMMREPRARSGFLDSPVRQDMEEAAEIAGLDLILNVVLNSRKEIVSAVAGDYIKAHRAGAAVVDRMYLREVKPAEVVITCAGGRPKDINLYQAVKALENAKGAAAPGGTIILLAECAEGLGDRVFERWVRECSTPEECVERFAREYEFGGHKAAYIAELALRNNLVLVSSIPRDVAERCFFTPVRSIEKALELAWSTHGRDARTVLIPHGDLTLTRAMQ
- a CDS encoding non-histone chromosomal MC1 family protein, coding for MAEKKSEKRNFALRDAEGNEIGVFSGKQPRQAALKAANRGFTDIRLRERGTKKVHIFKGWRTQVPKPPNAPAWMPDMIWKPNVKKIGIEKLDKI
- a CDS encoding HEAT repeat domain-containing protein, coding for MNSENPLMMLRSENYFESQRAAWELVGMGESAVPGLLEALDDPAPHVRYRAAWALGKIGDTKAVYALSRCLLSDVDRAVREWSAAALEAIGDPSAVPALVQAMRSDSARDVRLRAAAALRGLRAEAALIDLLNDTDPMVRGMAVTALARLKSRDALPAAADLLRDEDPEVRRRAAGFMGELAIEETEDLIAPLLGDEYLDVRVEAIKALGRIRTDRACDLVVSALSDDNPEIRLCAVTTLGEMANPKALNPLVDVMLSGDLEEIRAWAAWSLGEINDKRAIEPLRKVCSSDRFPEIVREKARASLVEVYGLNL
- the mscL gene encoding large-conductance mechanosensitive channel protein MscL — protein: MVIFVGFIDEFKEFAVKGNAVDMAVGIIIGAAFGAIVNSLVKDIIMPPLGLILGRVNFTDLFIALDGKAYPSLAAAQAAGAPTINYGLFINTIINFIIVALAIFIVIRRINAMKKAPAPPEPNTKECPYCRETIPLAAVKCPYCTSDLKT
- a CDS encoding rubrerythrin family protein produces the protein MGEKMSKTEEYLKEAFAGESQANRKYLAFAEKAEKEGYLQVARLFRAAAEAETVHAMNHLRALNAIRSTRENLEEAVAGETHEFKDMYPEMLKTAKDEGKRAAEISFRYANEVEKVHAELYREALAKLGESKEEYPYFVCPVCGMTVGREPPERCPICGAKGSSFRRID
- a CDS encoding NAD(P)/FAD-dependent oxidoreductase, translating into MSKDILEKGAIVQRDKETYAIAPHIPGGIIDPATLRKIADVAEKYNAKVLKLTSAQRIAIVGIRPEDIDNAWKDLGMSPGHAIGMCVRSVKICPGTTFCKRGQQDSVGVGLKLDERYHGYQLPWKFKMGVSGCVNSCAEPWIKDIGLIGTSKGWRVVVGGCAGAKPRIAQVLAENLNDEEAIDLVDRIINYYKAHAKKQRLGEFIEEIGFERFKGEVLGS
- a CDS encoding YkgJ family cysteine cluster protein is translated as MTTPREIAIKLIEATSMLGDPRAEDPLVPALSQADYYRIACHMLFVCRRCGTCCTTGDPIKLREDDIRRIARHLRITPSRAMKRYAARRVSETGKSFLAMKHTRPCRFYDPSAKGCRIYEARPWSCRIFPFLGIYGSEDAVKVHTSCPGSIEAVRALTQALSELKESGYRSTDDPDAVRRARRWFDDALLRLSPE